In Candidatus Nitrospira nitrosa, the genomic stretch CCTCATGCCAATCCTGTCCAAAAGAAAGCATTCAAATTTCGCCATTTATGTGGCTTATCAGGTCCACCTTCCCTTGTATTCAGTCCATCCGTGACACCTTTGCGCCTCAGCAAGGCCATCCATGCCTCATTAGTAACCACAATAACCACGATGATGTGACAGTGGCGTACGATGTAACCAGCCGAAACCGACCTGGGTCCGGGACGAGGTCATTCGGCTCAAGGCGCTGATGCCAGAGGCCGGCTGCCGCACGATCGCCCATCATTTCAATCGGCGGTGGGCGGCACGCAAGCAGATGACCGTGAGTAAGACCTATGTGGCCGACACCTGCCGAAGACATCAATATCTGATTTATGAGGCGCGGCGGAAATTGAAGCACCGCATTCCTCGTCCGATGCCGCGCAATCGGATTTGGGGGTGCGATCTCTTAACGAAGACGGATCAGCAGGGGCAGCCGCATGTGGCTCTCGCGCTCGTGGATCATGGGAGCCGAGCCTGCCTGCGGCTGCAATCCCTTACGAACAAGTCATCGATGCGATTGTTGCAGGAACTTGCACAAGCCGTGAGGCGCTATGGCCGACCAACATTCATACGCACCGACAATGAAGCCGTGTTCGTCTCGCGGTGGTTCCGGCTTGGGCTCTGGCTGTTGGGGATCCGCCACCAACGCACCGAGCCCGGCTGTCCCTGGCAGAACGGGCGCATCGAG encodes the following:
- a CDS encoding integrase core domain-containing protein — encoded protein: MPEAGCRTIAHHFNRRWAARKQMTVSKTYVADTCRRHQYLIYEARRKLKHRIPRPMPRNRIWGCDLLTKTDQQGQPHVALALVDHGSRACLRLQSLTNKSSMRLLQELAQAVRRYGRPTFIRTDNEAVFVSRWFRLGLWLLGIRHQRTEPGCPWQNGRIERFIGTVKRELAKAPIANGKEFETALRNVRCWYNHARPHDHLQGRTPAEVWAGIDIFTAKPG